A genomic window from Scophthalmus maximus strain ysfricsl-2021 chromosome 17, ASM2237912v1, whole genome shotgun sequence includes:
- the odad4 gene encoding outer dynein arm-docking complex subunit 4 isoform X1: MSNSTGDREGQKPKGVFSTLVADGNWMYIKGEYKKAIESFSTALTLKPDERNCFVGRSKCYLNMGLYENALEDAEASLKEDTTFFEGLYQKAEALYYMGEFEFALVFYHRGQKLRPQIQEFRLGIQKAQEAIENCVGSPSSVKLEVKGDLSFLQKDEERTQPITVIEDLTKEDKQQPQKTPKSEKTTKKQLGDFYSDKKYLESLLRDKDLVKGKTKGGKSLKDVIRSSLTYLDACTEFSNHEKPIHARGRDSKFKQQKCSKPRSSAPCERANFLLKSLDEIDAELTSGNPEGSLKKAEEVMEMVQRWSEKEVPNKQEVLGSLHSCIGNALINLGDMDKALVHHQKDLELAKQCNHSGAMSRAMDNIGKVYAQTGHLTLAIEIWEKKIPLVRGALEKTWLFHEIGLCYLKLDRYEEARDYGVRSLAAADESADDKWQMNANVLVAQSEMKLGNLESSVARFQRALTQAKLQEDDSAMNSIQKVPTLLSCVPVSPSSELHFQIFLMADIHHSTFQALDEAKQQLSQ; encoded by the exons atgtcaaattcaacTGGAGACCGCGAAGGTCAGAAGCCAAAGGGCGTGTTCTCCACGTTGGTGGCCGACGGGAATTGGATGTACATTAAAGGAGAGTATAAAAAGGCAATAGAGAGCTTCTCAACG GCGCTGACTTTAAAGCCTGATGAGAGGAACTGCTTTGTGGGCCGATCCAAATGTTATCTGAACATGGGGCTGTATGAGAACGCACTAGAAGATGCAGAAGCTTCACTCAAAGAGGACACGACATTTTTCGAG GGTTTGTACCAGAAGGCAGAGGCTTTATACTACATGGGAGAGTTTGAATTTGCGCTGGTGTTTTACCACAGAGGACAAAAGCTGCGTCCACAGATACAGGAGTTCAGACTGGGTATCCAAAAAGCACAGGAGGCCATAGAGAACTGTGTTGGCA GCCCTTCTTCTGTAAAACTGGAAGTCAAGGGAGATCTTTCATTTCTACAaaaagatgaggag AGGACACAGCCAATAACTGTCATTGAGGATCTGACGAAGGAGGATAAACAACAGCCCCAGAAGACCCCTAAGAGTGAGAAGACGACCAAAAAACAGCTCGGAGACTTTTACAGTGACAAGAAATATCTGGAAAGCCTCCTGAGAGATAaag ACTTAGTAAAAGGCAAGACGAAGGGTGGGAAAAGCCTGAAGGACGTCATCCGGAGCAGCCTGACATACCTGGATGCTTGCACGGAGTTCTCAAACCATGAAAAACCTATCCACGCACGAGGAAGGGACAGTAAGTTCAAGCAACAAAAATGCAGCAAGCCACGTTCCAGTGCTCCCTGTGAACGTGCTAATTTTCTGCTGAAAAGCCTGGATGAAATTGATGCAG AGTTGACCTCCGGAAATCCAGAGGGTAGTCTCAAGAAGGCAGAAGAAGTCATGGAGATGGTACAGAGATGGTCTGAGAAAGAGGTACCTAATAAACAAGAGGTGTTGGGCAGCCTGCACAGTTGCATTGGAAATGCTTTGATCAACCTGGGAGACATGGACAAAGCCTTAGTCCATCATCAAAAAGACTTGGAGTTGGCTAAACAGTG cAACCACTCAGGAGCAATGTCCAGGGCAATGGACAACATTGGCAAAGTCTATGCCCAAACTGGACACTTGACACTGGCCATTGAAAT CTGGGAGAAGAAGATTCCCCTGGTACGCGGTGCTTTGGAGAAGACCTGGTTATTTCACGAGATTGGCTTGTGTTACCTGAAGCTTGATCGCTACGAAGAAGCCAGAGACTATGGCGTCCGTTCACTTGCTGCGGCTGATGAATCGGCTGATGACAAATGGCAgatgaatgcaaatgtgttggTGGCACAATCTGAAA tgAAACTTGGAAACTTGGAATCTTCTGTCGCCCGCTTCCAGAGAGCCTTGACCCAAGCCAAACTACAAGAAGACGACTCTGCCATGAATTCTATTCAAAAGGTTCCCACTCTGTTGTCATGTGTTCCCGTTTCCCCATCTTCTGAGTTgcattttcagatatttttgaTGGCTGACATTCATCATTCTACATTTCAGGCTCTCGATGAAGCAAAGCAACAGCTGTCACAATAA
- the odad4 gene encoding outer dynein arm-docking complex subunit 4 isoform X2 translates to MSNSTGDREGQKPKGVFSTLVADGNWMYIKGEYKKAIESFSTALTLKPDERNCFVGRSKCYLNMGLYENALEDAEASLKEDTTFFEGLYQKAEALYYMGEFEFALVFYHRGQKLRPQIQEFRLGIQKAQEAIENCVGSPSSVKLEVKGDLSFLQKDEERTQPITVIEDLTKEDKQQPQKTPKSEKTTKKQLGDFYSDKKYLESLLRDKDLVKGKTKGGKSLKDVIRSSLTYLDACTEFSNHEKPIHARGRDSKFKQQKCSKPRSSAPCERANFLLKSLDEIDAELTSGNPEGSLKKAEEVMEMVQRWSEKEVPNKQEVLGSLHSCIGNALINLGDMDKALVHHQKDLELAKQCNHSGAMSRAMDNIGKVYAQTGHLTLAIEIWEKKIPLVRGALEKTWLFHEIGLCYLKLDRYEEARDYGVRSLAAADESADDKWQMNANVLVAQSEMKLGNLESSVARFQRALTQAKLQEDDSAMNSIQKALDEAKQQLSQ, encoded by the exons atgtcaaattcaacTGGAGACCGCGAAGGTCAGAAGCCAAAGGGCGTGTTCTCCACGTTGGTGGCCGACGGGAATTGGATGTACATTAAAGGAGAGTATAAAAAGGCAATAGAGAGCTTCTCAACG GCGCTGACTTTAAAGCCTGATGAGAGGAACTGCTTTGTGGGCCGATCCAAATGTTATCTGAACATGGGGCTGTATGAGAACGCACTAGAAGATGCAGAAGCTTCACTCAAAGAGGACACGACATTTTTCGAG GGTTTGTACCAGAAGGCAGAGGCTTTATACTACATGGGAGAGTTTGAATTTGCGCTGGTGTTTTACCACAGAGGACAAAAGCTGCGTCCACAGATACAGGAGTTCAGACTGGGTATCCAAAAAGCACAGGAGGCCATAGAGAACTGTGTTGGCA GCCCTTCTTCTGTAAAACTGGAAGTCAAGGGAGATCTTTCATTTCTACAaaaagatgaggag AGGACACAGCCAATAACTGTCATTGAGGATCTGACGAAGGAGGATAAACAACAGCCCCAGAAGACCCCTAAGAGTGAGAAGACGACCAAAAAACAGCTCGGAGACTTTTACAGTGACAAGAAATATCTGGAAAGCCTCCTGAGAGATAaag ACTTAGTAAAAGGCAAGACGAAGGGTGGGAAAAGCCTGAAGGACGTCATCCGGAGCAGCCTGACATACCTGGATGCTTGCACGGAGTTCTCAAACCATGAAAAACCTATCCACGCACGAGGAAGGGACAGTAAGTTCAAGCAACAAAAATGCAGCAAGCCACGTTCCAGTGCTCCCTGTGAACGTGCTAATTTTCTGCTGAAAAGCCTGGATGAAATTGATGCAG AGTTGACCTCCGGAAATCCAGAGGGTAGTCTCAAGAAGGCAGAAGAAGTCATGGAGATGGTACAGAGATGGTCTGAGAAAGAGGTACCTAATAAACAAGAGGTGTTGGGCAGCCTGCACAGTTGCATTGGAAATGCTTTGATCAACCTGGGAGACATGGACAAAGCCTTAGTCCATCATCAAAAAGACTTGGAGTTGGCTAAACAGTG cAACCACTCAGGAGCAATGTCCAGGGCAATGGACAACATTGGCAAAGTCTATGCCCAAACTGGACACTTGACACTGGCCATTGAAAT CTGGGAGAAGAAGATTCCCCTGGTACGCGGTGCTTTGGAGAAGACCTGGTTATTTCACGAGATTGGCTTGTGTTACCTGAAGCTTGATCGCTACGAAGAAGCCAGAGACTATGGCGTCCGTTCACTTGCTGCGGCTGATGAATCGGCTGATGACAAATGGCAgatgaatgcaaatgtgttggTGGCACAATCTGAAA tgAAACTTGGAAACTTGGAATCTTCTGTCGCCCGCTTCCAGAGAGCCTTGACCCAAGCCAAACTACAAGAAGACGACTCTGCCATGAATTCTATTCAAAAG GCTCTCGATGAAGCAAAGCAACAGCTGTCACAATAA
- the dnajc7 gene encoding dnaJ homolog subfamily C member 7, which produces MAAGDCDAVNMEPDMDLLSDDEIERDAEGFKEQGNAFYIKKDYAEAFNFYTKAIDMCPKNASYYGNRAATLMMLCRYREALEDSQQAVRLDNTFMKGHLREGKCHLSLGNAMAASRCFQKVLELEPDNSQAQQEVKIAESILEYERMAEIGFDKRDFRMVVFCMDRALESAAACHRFKILKAECLALLGRYPEAQSVASDILRMDSTNADALYVRGLCLYYEDCIDKAVQFFVQALRMAPDHDKARLACRNAKALKAKKEEGNKAFKEGNYEAAYELYSEALTIDPNNIKTNAKLYCNRATVGSKLKKLEQAIEDCTNAIKLDETYIKAYLRRAQCYMETELYEEAVRDYEKVYQTEKTKEHKHLLKHAQLELKKSKRKDYYKVLGVDKNATEEEIKKAYRKRALLHHPDRHSSATSEVQKEEEKKFKEVGEAFSVLSDAKKKSRYDSGQDLEEEGMNMGDFDANNIFKAFFGGPGGFSFEASGPGNFFFQFG; this is translated from the exons ATGGCGGCGGGCGACTGTGATGCTGTGAACATGGAGCCCGACATGGACCTGCTCAGCGACGACGAGATCGAGAG GGACGCCGAGGGCTTCAAAGAGCAAGGCAATGCCTTTTATATCAAGAAAGATTACGCAGAAGCATTCAATTTTTACACCAAGGCAATAG ACATGTGTCCAAAGAATGCGAGTTACTATGGGAACCGGGCGGCCACATTAATGATGTTGTGCCGGTATAGAGAGGCTCTAGAGGATTCCCAGCAAGCAGTACGGCTAGATAACACCTTCATGAAG GGCCATCTGCGAGAGGGCAAGTGTCACCTGTCTCTGGGCAATGCCATGGCTGCCAGCCGCTGTTTCCAGAAGGTTCTGGAGCTGGAGCCAGACAACAGCCAGGCCCAGCAGGAG GTGAAGATTGCAGAATCCATCCTCGAATATGAGAGAATGGCAGAGATTGGATTTGACAAGCGAGACTTCAGGATG gttGTCTTTTGCATGGACCGTGCCTTGGAGTCTGCCGCAGCCTGTCACAGGTTCAAGATACTGAAGGCAGAGTGCTTAGCCCTGCTGGGACGCTACCCCGAGGCTCAGTCTGTTGCCAG TGATATTCTGCGAATGGACTCCACGAATGCGGATGCACTGTACGTGCGCGGTCTTTGTCTCTACTATGAAGACTGCATCGACAAGGCGGTCCAGTTCTTTGTTCAGGCCCTGCGCATGGCCCCGGACCACGACAAGGCTCGGCTCGCATGCAGA AATGCCAAAGCACTTAAAGccaagaaggaggaggggaacaAGGCGTTCAAGGAGGGGAACTACGAGGCGGCCTATGAGCTGTACTCTGAGGCACTCACAATAGACCCCAACAACATCAAGACTAATGCCAAGTTGTACTGTAATAGAGCCACTGTTGGGTCCAAG cTGAAGAAACTAGAACAGGCCATTGAAGACTGCACAAACGCCATTAAACTGGATGAGACCTACATCAAGGCCTATTTACGGAGAGCACAGTG CTACATGGAAACAGAACTGTATGAAGAGGCAGTGCGAGACTACGAGAAAGTTTACCagacagagaagacaaaag AACATAAGCATCTCCTGAAACATGCCCAGCTGGAGTTGAAGAAAAGCAAGCGGAAAGATTACTACAAAGTGCTCGGGGTGGATAAGAATGCCACAGAAGAGGAGATCAAGAAAGCTTACCGCAAACGGGCACTGTTACATCACCCAG ATCGTCACAGCAGCGCTACGTCTGAGGtgcagaaagaagaggagaagaagttcAAGGAGGTGGGCGAGGCCTTCAGTGTGCTCTCAGACGCAAAGAAGAAGTCTCGCTACGACAGCGGTCAGGATCTGGAGGAAGAAGGCATGAACATGGGAG ATTTTGATGCCAACAACATTTTCAAGGCTTTCTTCGGAGGCCCAGGGGGTTTTAGTTTTGAAG cttcTGGACCAGGGAATTTCTTCTTCCAGTTTGGTTAA
- the nkiras2 gene encoding NF-kappa-B inhibitor-interacting Ras-like protein 2, which translates to MGKSCKVVVCGQGAVGKTAVLEQLLYANHVAGSEPMETLEDIYIGSVETDRGTREQVRFYDTRGLRDGMEFPRHYYTFADGFVLVYSIDSKESFKRMEALKKDIDRHRDKKEVTIVVLGNKLDKQDERRVDSNVAQNWAKNEKVRLWEVSVVDRRTLIEPFVYLASKMTQPQSKSTFPLSRNKNKGSGSTDS; encoded by the exons ATGGGCAAAAGCTGTAAGGTGGTCGTGTGTGGCCAAGGTGCAGTGGGTAAAACGGCCGTCTTGGAGCAACTGCTGTATGCCAACCATGTTGCTg GCTCAGAGCCCATGGAGACGCTGGAGGACATCTACATCGGCTCCGTGGAGACCGACCGTGGCACACGGGAGCAGGTGCGCTTCTATGACACCCGCGGACTCCGTGACGGGATGGAGTTCCCTCGACACTACTACACGTTCGCAGACGGCTTCGTACTCGTTTACAGCATCGACAGTAAAGAGTCCTTCAAACGAATGGAGGCACTCAAAAAGGACATAGACCGTCACCGAGACAAGAAAGAG GTGACCATTGTTGTACTCGGTAACAAGCTGGACAAGCAGGACGAAAGGAGAGTCGACTCTAACGTGGCCCAGAACTGGGCGAAGAACGAGAAGGTCCGCCTGTGGGAGGTGTCGGTCGTGGACCGGCGCACGCTCATCGAACCCTTCGTCTACCTGGCCAGCAAGATGACCCAGCCGCAGAGCAAGTCCACCTTCCCTCTCAGCCGCAACAAGAATAAGGGAAGTGGTTCCACGGACAGTTAA